One Clupea harengus chromosome 11, Ch_v2.0.2, whole genome shotgun sequence DNA window includes the following coding sequences:
- the si:dkeyp-69b9.6 gene encoding zinc finger protein 850 isoform X3, giving the protein MADERVGEGGAQQASFISPWLKIGHLGSYRSDGYNDDYKDQRSQSHPYSGPSSCGSGMTALRKAPLAPTLHPHPQSQSQQQHHHQPHLPLSSLLDDSEDDVTSSVNNAISAITAAAANCMSSDMNSGGNRGDDRRDIIGGLLGGLGLGPLGVSQSGPSSTSGIDKSYRGGVNSGGMGGLGPNQQIPGAKPKRPRKPRKKKEPGPGGEIIKRRQTSHRGINGNERPYLCSVCGRGFARRETLRRHDRIHTGEKPHHCTVCGKYFREAFHLSKHHTVHSGEKNYKCGLCGKDFGYAQSLKRHAKLHQKGELEEVPTTPGGENLNSYTNSGAMNQDRGQGNSSYYSYSQDVKPQGSHSQPPPRLYTCAICWKSFRHHFHLTAHHQTVHETGGEKLFSCEVCGKAFAYSNSLTRHRLSQHGLSRTGQTNSQGDTSGSGANNSVGGSVSESEAATNALLQLAPPGGAHGEQQAHGGVLHSHQPPPPQPQAGYSPLFYVPDTNTSHPSSSNASPYSHPLPSSSNIPPLSHQQSPTGVKGEPLYQTGAGHTMNTNPSGHPSFGMSPNEPHPLHHLHHHHHHSEDLQSHQHHQSFHSQDDLRKKKKKKKKKDDRLRGVYRWDERVGGEQIGREKVLRRKMLRRKRRAIHRRQRRFRKRMALLLRIRRGGSGRTTVCELAAVRGLKLQSLASLQNPLKRFPCPLCPRSTFSRRAALIVHRAAKHCPRASFPAERLKCNVCGKQSRKFLSFFIHRGSHLSKGTFSCKRCSSRFWNPSLLKRHKTSCRGKLAGLRRGRALHSKLAAGAVGKGGDGHSGQPYM; this is encoded by the exons ATGGCAGATGAGCGAGTGGGTGAGGGGGGAGCACAACAGGCCTCGTTCATCTCGCCCTGGCTCAAAATTGGACACTTAG GTTCTTACAGAAGTGATGGTTACAATGATGACTACAAAGATCAACGTTCTCAAAGCCACCCATATTCTGGGCCTTCCTCTTGTGGCAGTGGGATGACAGCCCTGAGGAAGGCGCCTCTAGCTCCAACTCTGCATCCACACCCCCAAAGCCAAAGCCAACAGCAACATCATCACCAgccacacctccctctctcctcccttctggATGACTCTGAAGATGATGTCACAAGTTCAGTCAATAATGCTATATCTGCCATCACCGCTGCTGCAGCCAACTGTATGAGCAGTGATATGAATAGTGGTGGAAATCGAGGAGATGACCGTAGAGACATAATTGGAGGGTTGCTTGGTGGCCTTGGTTTGGGCCCCCTTGGGGTCTCCCAAAGTGGTCCATCATCCACTTCGGGAATAGATAAATCATATAGGGGAGGTGTTAACTCAGGAGGCATGGGTGGTTTGGGCCCAAATCAGCAGATTCCAGGTGCCAAGCCCAAACGTCCACGGAAGCCCCGCAAGAAGAAGGAGCCTGGGCCAGGTGGAGAGATCATCAAGAGAAGGCAGACATCTCACAGGGGAATCAATGGAAATGAACGCCCATATCTGTGCAGTGTCTGTGGTCGAGGGTTTGCAAGGCGTGAGACGCTACGCAGACATGATCGCATACACACTGGTGAGAAACCTCATCACTGCACAGTCTGTGGTAAATATTTCAGAGAAGCCTTCCATCTGTCCAAGCACCACACAGTTCACTCTGGGGAGAAGAATTACAAATGCGGTCTTTGTGGAAAAGATTTTGGCTATGCGCAGAGCCTTAAAAGACATGCTAAGCTGCACCAAAAAGGGGAGTTGGAAGAGGTTCCCACAACTCCTGGTGGAGAGAACCTGAACAGCTACACAAATTCTGGGGCCATGAACCAAGATAGGGGTCAAGGGAACTCTTCCTATTATTCATATTCACAAGATGTGAAGCCTCAAGGGTCTCATAGTCAGCCTCCCCCTAGGTTGTACACATGTGCGATATGTTGGAAATCCTTCCGTCATCATTTTCACCTAACTGCACATCATCAAACAGTTCATGAAACTGGGGGAGAAAAGCTTTTttcctgtgaggtgtgtgggaaggcctttGCATATTCCAACAGCCTCACAAGGCACAGGCTCTCCCAGCATGGTTTGTCACGCACAGGCCAAACAAATTCACAAGGTGATACTAGTGGCTCTGGGGCCAATAACAGTGTAGGTGGTTCTGTCTCTGAGAGTGAGGCTGCTACAAATGCCTTGCTCCAACTTGCTCCCCCTGGTGGAGCACACGGGGAACAGCAGGCACATGGTGGTGTTCTCCATAGTCATCAGCCACCTCCGCCACAACCACAAGCGGGTTACTCCCCTTTGTTCTATGTCCCAGATACAAACACATCTCACCCCTCATCCTCCAATGCCTCCCCGTATTCTCATCCACTTCCCTCCAGTTCTAACATACCTCCCCTTAGCCATCAACAGTCACCAACAGGTGTGAAAGGAGAGCCTCTTTACCAGACAGGCGCAGGTCACACAATGAACACAAATCCTTCTGGACATCCCTCTTTTGGGATGTCCCCAAATGAACCCCATCCACTTCatcacctccatcaccatcaccaccattcTGAGGATCTGCAGTCTCATCAGCACCATCAGAGCTTTCACTCGCAAGATgacctgagaaaaaaaaaaaaaaaaaaaaaaaagaaggacgACCGATTGAGGGGAGTATACAGATGGGacgagagggtgggaggggagcAGATCGGGAGGGAGAAAGTTCTGAGGAGGAAAATGCtgaggagaaaaaggagagcgATTCACCGCCGGCAACGCCGCTTCAGGAAGCGCATGGCCCTACTCTTGAGGATTAGACGTGGAGGAAGCGGAAGAACCACAGTATGTGAACTAGCAGCTGTGCGGGGGTTAAAGCTTCAGAGTTTAGCGTCTTTACAAAACCCCCTCAAGCGTTTTCCTTGTCCCCTCTGCCCACGTTCAACCTTTTCACGACGTGCAGCCCTTATAGTCCATCGCGCAGCCAAGCACTGTCCCAGAGCCAGTTTCCCTGCCGAGCGTCTGAAATGCAATGTCTGTGGGAAACAGTCTCGGAAATTTTTGTCCTTCTTCATTCACAGGGGGTCTCACTTATCCAAGGGAACATTCTCTTGTAAACGTTGCTCTTCACGTTTCTGGAACCCCAGTCTCCTTAAGCGACATAAGACATCCTGTCGTGGAAAATTAGCAGGCTTACGCCGAGGAAGAGCACTTCATTCGAAATTAGCTGCAGGGGCAGTAGGTAAGGGAGGAGATGGCCATAGTGGCCAACCTTacatgtga